The DNA sequence ATCTTCACATGGTCGTCGTTGGAAGTGATTGCCATTATTCCTGCTCCCCTTGGCTGGAGGAAAAAAGCCCTTCTCTACACTGAGAGCCAGCAAGCTGCAgaggtgggatttgaacccagttcTACAGAACGTGTGCCTGCTGCCTTCACTGCTAGGACAGCAGTGACTCCTCAGGCTGCCCCCCTGGCTCGTCCCACCTGCCTAAGAGGAGCCATTTTCTTCTGGAAAAGCGTGGCTTTGACCCTGGCTGTGCAGCTCTGAGCATTCTAGAATTATAAAAGCATGACACGCAGGCAGGATGCTTGCCAGACTTTAGATTCTGAAACACATGAAGGacataatgggggggggggggacaaactGGCCATTCTATAACCTTTTCCTGTcctgtgtttccttttccttctagGGTCACTGTGTCAGTCACCAGCCAtaggtgcacacatgcatgtgcgctCACACTTGAGTGCACACTcacgtgcatacacatgtgcactgtaCACCGCCATTCTGAAAGCAGCCTATGGTTAAagcatcccccctccccaccacagcCCCTTTTCACCCCAAAGGGCAGTGGGTCTCATTCTAGCTAGAGTGTGCTTGGCGGTTTCCAGATTTGTGTCTTGGCACAGCAGTCGCTGCAAGTGGCAGAGTCTGCATCTCAGGTCCACGGGGCGAGCTTTATGAAGCGCAAGAAGGCATCCTTCCATATCCAAGTGACTGTGACCTCGGCAGCCTGCTCTGTCCCCTAAACATGTCTTGGAATTGGTTTTGCCCATCACAGCCCCAAAATTGAAGCAGAGAGCAGCCCCAGCATTAGCAGAAAGAGGCAAGCAGTTTCTCTCCTGGAAGAGGCCCCACTATGGTCTGATGCTCAGCTAGCTTGCTGGCCTTGGGCAAGAGTTATCTGCCTGGCAGGTACTTCTCAACCATGTAGCCCGTTAAGCCCAATGGACTGCCCCAGATGATCTGTGGCAGAGATGGAAACCACCCAGAGATAGCATCCACCAGGAGCCCTGGCCGTAGCCCTCCTGGTCTTGACACGTTGGCCTCCAGGCTCGAGACTGCTTTCTCAAGGGGTCTATCCATTTCTCACTTGCCATGCCCCTTTGGTGGCAAGCTCTAAACCTGCTCTCTTGATGATTTCTGTCAAGCCTCATGGGTAAAATCTGATGTCCTGTCTCTTCTCAGCTTGCCAGACCTTCATGTGGTGCTAAGATCCCTTGATCACACAGGGTTCTATCTCCTGGGGTTTTCCCGGTGACAGCTCTGTCTACCAGGAACACCCTTTCCCACCTGCTGCCTGTGAGTGCTGTCTGCCATTTAGATCTCAGCGAGGGGCTCAGTTGCAGCAAGCCTTTGCTGCCCTTCTCAGAGGACCTGTCACCTCCCGGTGTGAGCCCACAATGCTGGCAGAGTTAGAAGTGATAGCCCAGGGTAAATCTGGAACCACCCAGCTGATTCCAGCAAGAGGCCAAGAGGAATAAAGCAGAAGATTCAGGCTCAGAGACCCTGGGGGCAAGGCAGAGAACACACAGCATCCCCCCATGGTCTGTACTGCCCTCCAGAAATCCAGGCAGAGGCTGAGAGTAGCTGGCTCTACTTTTCATAGGAAACCCCTGTCTGAAGAAGTACTGCTGGGTTTCTAATCTCTAGTCAGCAAGGccttgggaggggggggggttgttaCCTTTCCTGATCCAAGCAGTCCCCAGCCGCCTGGTCCTGGAGCCGAGCAGGTGCCCTGGAATGGCTATGGGCCTGGCCTGGGCCTTTGCTCCATCCttattcccttcttcccttccctgcaGCCCAGTagccctctctccactcctccccaGCACCCTGCTGTGATCGGATCCTGCTGCGCTAGCTCCCAGCTGGGACAACATTTCCTCCCCTCTGGGTCCTTCCAGCAGCAGCCAGCTCATTATAACACTAAGCATGTCCCCTGTGAGTTCCCCACTTGTTCACGAGGACCTGGACTGTGGAGGCCACTGTCTTGGCTGCTTGTCTCCTCTCTCACCTGGGCTTGGTGCATGGACTTGAGTGCCAACAAGTCCCAAGTGCAGGTGGAGGGGAGGACAGACATGCCCTGCTATGATGGGGGGATTGGGGCTAGTACTAAAGGAGACCACCCCTGATGTGGGGCACAGAGGCAGCCCAGTCTGGATCCTGGCTTGGCTGCTTTCTTGTTGGGTAACTGTGGGCATCTCTCCTAGCCTCATTCCCTCCTCTGTGCCAGGTCCTGGTCATTCAGACACTCATCCCATCATTATTAACTGAGCAGTAATGAGCGAGTTCGGGCAAGGAGCTGAGAACACAGTCCCCTGTCCGTGCTGCAGGGAACAGGCAGGCCTGTGGGCTATTCccatgtgcttgcttgctttttccaagacaggacCTCCTGTatttcaggctggtctcaaactcttgaTCTTTTTGCCTTCACCTCCCACATGCCAGATGTTATAACCATTAGGCACCATGCCTGTTTTATATGGACctgggggtcaaacccagggctttgcacatgctgggcaggcactccacccactgagctacatccccagctggAAGCACCTGCACTTCCAGACCAGACCATGGTTGCCTGATATGGCTAGTGAGAAATTAAGCCCAGCTTGGGTTGGAGGAGACACAGCCAGACTCAGGCTGTGACGATTTTTTTATCAAGTGCTATCAGACTTTGTATACCCCTATCAGAAGCAGAATATAGTGGAAATTGCCAGGATCAATACAGTTGTAGTTGCCGGGATACAATGATGTAAGCTGTACAGGGCACATAAGATTAATGTCTGAGACCAATACTCCTGTCAGAGGAAATCAGAGTGGCCTGAATATGACACACGCCTCTCAAGGCAGCAAAGCCAGGCTCACTCCATGGTTCCCTGCACCCACCccgatttgtttgtttgtttaaatacacACAGGCTTAAActtgaaatcttcctgcctcggcttcccaaGTAGCTTGCTTACAGGCCTGTGCTGGTGTTtctaacattttaataataaccaCCGTCACTGCCCTCTGTCATCAGATAGCCAACTCAATCACTGATACAGAACTCCAGCTCACCAAGATCCCACACAGCCATAGTGGTGAGAGGGTTGAATCTTGCTGTCCACCTGAGGCTCTGAGGCCACCGTGGTcccctggggggaggggagaagcacCAACCCAGCATCCTGTTTGTGTCCCTATGGGCCTGCTGACACCGCCCCTCTCTCCACAGATGCATACCAGGTGGGCCTGCTGACCCGTCCATGAGGCGGGCCCCCTGGCTGGGCCTGCGACCCTGGCTGGGCATGCGCCTGTCGGTGCGTAAGGTGCTGCTGGCCGCCGGCTGTGCTCTGGCCCTGGTGCTCGCTGTGCAGCTTGGGCAGCAAGTACTGGAGTGCCGGGCGGTGCTCGGGGGCACACGGAACCCACGGAGGATGCGGCCGGAGCAGGAGGAACTGGTGATGCTCGGCGCCGACCACGTGGAATACCGCTACGGCAAGGCCATGCCACTCATCTTCGTGGGCGGCGTGCCACGCAGCGGCACCACGCTCATGCGCGCCATGTTGGACGCACACCCGGAGGTGCGCTGTGGGGAGGAGACGCGCATCATCCCTCGTGTGCTGGCCATGCGGCAGGCCTGGACCAAGTCTGGCCGTGAGAAGCTGCGGCTGGATGAGGCAGGTGTGACAGATGAGGTGCTGGATGCGGCCATGCAGGCCTTCATTCTGGAGGTGATCGCCAAGCACGGAGAGCCAGCCCGCGTGCTGTGTAACAAGGACCCCTTCACACTGAAGTCATCCGTCTACCTGGCACGCCTGTTCCCCAACTCCAAATTCCTGCTAATGGTGCGTGACGGCCGGGCGTCCGTGCACTCCATGATCACGCGCAAGGTCACCATCGCCGGCTTTGACCTCAGCAGCTACCGAGACTGCCTCACCAAGTGGAACAAGGCCATCGAGGTGATGTACGCACAGTGCATGGAGGTGGGCAGGGACAAGTGCCTGCCCGTGTACTACGAGCAGTTGGTGCTGCACCCCCGGCGCTCACTCAAACGCATCCTGGACTTCTTGGGCATCGCCTGGAGTGACACAGTCCTGCACCACGAGGACCTCATTGGCAAGCCTGGGGGCGTCTCCTTGTCCAAGTGAGTGGGGCCCCACAGCTCCTCCCAGGCCCCAGGCGGCAGGTCAAGTCTGCCCTTCCTGAGCTGTGCTACCTTAGGCAAGTGTCTGtgcctctctgagcttcagcATCCTTCTGTTTGATTGGGAAAGAGTTGGGAATCGGGTCTCTCCTCCCCTGTAGCTGTCCGTCTTGTGCTGTTGAAGAGCACAGATAATACTCAGGAATCGCGTGTTGCAGACAGAAGGCCAGGCACCTACGGGAAGCTGGCATCCCCTGGACCTTCAGCCTCCACAGTAggatttgatgtttttttttttttttccaaggccAAGCTGCCCATGTTAATTGTAGATAGGACAAGTTATTTTTAAGGAAGCACAGGCAGGGCTAGCAgtatggctcagtaagtaaagggGCTTGTAGTACAAGCCTAGAAACTGAGTTTAAtacccagaacctacataaaagcaGAACGAGAGAAGCGACTCCaccaggttgacctctgacctccacacatgcaccatggacCTACCCAGACCTTGTACatcagacgcacacacacacacacacacacatacacacacacacactaaaaataaataaacaaattaaaaaaccacaaataaaagAGGAGCTAGGGGATGGCTTAGTGGCTGTAACATGCTTGCCGCTCACCGTGCAAATGTGGCGGCTGAGTTCAGCAgatccagcacccacataaaagtcaCCCACACGTGGTTGCCAGGGCTTGTCTCGTGAGTCCAAAGGGGCAGAAGGCAGATCCTGGAGGGTCCCTGGCCAGCCTAACCGGGCACAATGAAGTTAGTGAGACGGCCAAAAAGCAAAGTGGAGAAGTGATGGAGGACATCCACACCTGGAGGCTTTGTGAATACTCGTGAAAGACATGTGCACGTATGCACACAGGGGCATATGTacacgtgtatacacatgcactcatacatgttcacacaggcaggtgcacacacaggcatgtgcacacatgcaatacatgtgtgcacacatgtacacggGCATGTACACACGTATACATCATgcgaacacacatgcatacacatacatgtgaactGCATCACTAGAGCACATGGCTCCTGACCACAGCTCCGCTTCTTCATACATGCAGCTTCCATGAGTCACAGCTCCCTGACAGTGCCCTCATAGCTGATGGGGAAGGGCACAGGGGTGCCCACCCATCCTGCTGCCCCATAGCCTCTGAGCAGGGAGTGTCCCCCAACCTGACAAGACTTGTCCTCTCTCCGCAGGATTGAGCGGTCCACGGACCAGGTCATCAAACCGGTGAACTTGGAAGCTCTCTCCAAGTGGACTGGCCACATCCCTAGAGATGTGGTGAGGGATATGGCTCAGATTGCCCCCATGCTGGCCCGGCTTGGCTATGACCCATATGCGAATCCGCCCAACTACGGGAACCCCGACCCCATTGTTATCAACAACACACACCGGGTGAGTGTGCACACATTGGAGAGTGTGAGCAGTTGTGTGCGCACACAGGAGAGTGAGCAAAGGCTCCGGCAGGAGGGGGACTCCAGCCTCAGGCTCCTGACCATCGTGTGTTCTGCCTGATGGAAATAATGCACAGATGCAGGGTTTCCCCTTTGGCTTGGCCAAAAGGAAGCTCAAGGCCCACAGGTGTCCCCTCGCCCTGTTCCTCTCAGAGCAGATCTGTTTTTGCCTCCAGTCTTACTTCACTGCATTTCCTGTTTCCCTGGCTACTCGTGTTCACGTGTAGTCCTGTTTACCCTTTCCTTTCTGCTGTCTCCCtggctctgggtgtgtgtgtggatgtgtgtgtcccTTCGAGTCTTGCAAGCAAACGCACGTAAAGAAAGAGTGGACACACTATTGTTCCCTCAGTTGTCATGTTGATTTCTCAGACTGGGAGCTGTTGAATTCCCTGTTCTCTATGGTGGAGATGGTTCAGGGGAAGTAGGTGGCTCTAGCACAGGCATGTTGCAAGAACAGGTCACTAGGTCACAGTCAAGTCTGCTTGGAGTCACCCAGCCCCTTGAGTGGTTTGAGCAGCTGACttatgtcaattaaaaataagagtCTAGGTGCGGTCTGCTGGTGGAGTCCTTACCCAGCATGCCcgaggctctgggttccatcccaagTAACAATAGTCTAGAGCcctcacagtaacagaaagccaGCCCTGGGCATCCAGAAGCATCCACAGCCctttttttccatgtgtgtgaatgcagttgtgtgtgtgtgccatggggTCGGGTCTAAAGCTCCCAAGAAAAGTCAGTTTCTTTTATACAGAATAGGAATCCTAGTGGATGCTGCTGTTGGATCAATCAGATCAATTGTGAGTTTCTGGCCTTGGCAAGGGCCCCCTGTCTTGATCTCCACGGTGTTCAGTCCCCATGGCAAAGGGACACCTCCAAGAAAATGCCATGTGGGAGCCAGTGGTTAGGCATGGGTGCTTGAGTGCTGCAGGCCGTCTGTCTCACCGTCGTGAGCCCTGGGCCTCGGTAGCTCTGTGATAAGAGTTGCACTCATGAGATTGTTCCAGT is a window from the Mus caroli chromosome 5, CAROLI_EIJ_v1.1, whole genome shotgun sequence genome containing:
- the Tpst2 gene encoding protein-tyrosine sulfotransferase 2, which codes for MRRAPWLGLRPWLGMRLSVRKVLLAAGCALALVLAVQLGQQVLECRAVLGGTRNPRRMRPEQEELVMLGADHVEYRYGKAMPLIFVGGVPRSGTTLMRAMLDAHPEVRCGEETRIIPRVLAMRQAWTKSGREKLRLDEAGVTDEVLDAAMQAFILEVIAKHGEPARVLCNKDPFTLKSSVYLARLFPNSKFLLMVRDGRASVHSMITRKVTIAGFDLSSYRDCLTKWNKAIEVMYAQCMEVGRDKCLPVYYEQLVLHPRRSLKRILDFLGIAWSDTVLHHEDLIGKPGGVSLSKIERSTDQVIKPVNLEALSKWTGHIPRDVVRDMAQIAPMLARLGYDPYANPPNYGNPDPIVINNTHRVLKGDYKTPANLKGYFQVNQNSTSPHLGSS